ACGCGGAGTCAATATCAAGATCACCAACAACAGCTGGGGTGGCGGCGGCTACAGTTCAACGTTTAAAGATGCTCTGGATGAGAATGCGGGGCTCGGAATTTTGTTCATGGCAGCGGCAGGTAATGATAGCCAAAATAATGATATATACCCTTTTTACCCCTCTTCCTACAGTGATTCGAACGTCCTCGCCATTGCGGCAACGGATGGCTACGACGCGCTCGCCACCTTCTCGCATTACGGCTCCAACTCTGTCCACCTCGCCGCGCCCGGCGTTGATATCTACAGCTCACTTTACGGGGGGCGTTATGGTTATATGAGCGGAACCTCCATGGCCACGCCTCATGTCGCAGGCGTTGCCGCCCTGTTGTGGAGCCTTTGGCCTACGGCCCGAGCCGAAGACATCAGGGATGCCATTCTTAAAGGGGTAGATGTAATTCCCTCCCTGATCGGGAAAACGATAACCGGAGGCCGACTTAACGCACGTAAGTCAGTTGATGCCTTGTTTCGAATCGTACACAGTGCTCACGGGAATACCTTTAACAGTGGCGCCAGCTATCCCATCGAATGTGAAGTGGGCCCCTCTATTTTGACAGATACCAATCAGATTTTCGTCTATTGGGCTGCAAATGGATCCACCAATTTCAGCGTGGCATCCTGCTATAAGGTGAGTAATACTTGTTTCAGAGCATTTATCCCAGAACATCCGGAAAGTACCCAAATCCGATATTGGATTCAAGCGGCCACCACAAACGGACTCATTGTACACCTACCCACTGATGCCCCGACCAACACCTTTGACTTTACCGTTGTTCCCCCCGTAAGTCTTTTAGTTGCCGGAACGCCCGCCTTCATCTCCAGTCCCAGTCCTGACTACGGGGCGCAAGCCTGCCCTTCCGGTAAAATTGTTCAAGCGAGTGTCCCTGCCGCGACCCCCCAGACTAATGGCATGCGCTGGGCCTGCAGCGGTTGGCTTGGGACAGGTAGCGTCCCGGCCTCCGGAACCAGTAACGTTGTCTCCTTTACGCTAACCACCAATTCTTCGTTGACCTGGCAATGGCAGTCCCAATGTGCTTTGACGCATACCTCGCTCTATTCCCGTTTAAATACCACAACGTGGTGGGCCTCAGGAACCATCGCAACGTCTCTGCCTGCCCCCGCCTCAATCTACGTCAGCCGCATACTTCATGAATTTACAGGGTGGACTTTAGATGGGGCGCGGCAGCCGGACTTGACCAGCCCTGCCGTTAACCCCATAACGGGGATTCTCATGAACACTCCGCACCAAGCCATAGCGCTGTTTGTTCCTGAAGCCTTGGATAGCGATGGGAATGGAATGAATGATTGGTGGGAGATTTTCTATCTGGGGCACAACGCCTGCGATCCCAATGCAGATCCCGATGGCGATGGCTTTAATAATCTTAGCGAGTTCAAAGATCAGACAAATCCAAATGACTCGCGATATGTCCCCACCCCCGCAGTCATCAATCATACCCCGCTGAACTACCGGCAACCGCTTCCTGCGCCTTACACCGTTTCAGCCATCATTACCGATAATTTCAAAGTAGTCTCAACCATCATGTGCTGGAGCCGCAATGGTGGTCCGGTAACAGCAACCCCCATGACGGCTGGTATCGGACAGGTATTCACCGCCTCCATTCCCCCGCCGGGTACAAACGGGGATAGCTTTGTATATTCAATCATTGCTACCGATCCACTAACCGCCACTACGAACGGCCCCTATAGCGTGATTCCAAGTTATCCTGAAATCCAATCATCACCTTCATGCTATAACCCGATGATTCTCCCCGAAACCACTTCCAATCTGATGTTGTCTGTGACGAATTCAGGAGTGGGCTCCTGGCATGGCAATGTCTCCATTTTGTGGGGCGGCTTTAGCAATGATATCGAAAACGGTGCAGGCGCCTGGACTCACTCTGGTTCCAACGATTTATGGAATATCTCGACAAATCTGGCATTTTCAGGGGCACAAGCGTGGTATTGCGGGGATCCCGGTGCTTCTCTTTATGCGCCGAGTATGCATGCTAAACTGGACTCTGCCCCATTTTATGTAACCCCTGGGGCACAACTGACGTTCCGGCATTGGATTAAATGTGAACTCGACGGTCAGTATTGGCGGCCGGGCTGGAAATATAATAATTGCTGGGATGGCGGCATTGTTGAGATTTCCACAAATAACGGGGCCTCGTTCAAACAGATTTCGCCAATTGGCGGTTACCCGAATTTAATTTCAGGATATGCGGCCTCGCCCTGGCCTGACAGAACCCCTTGTTTTGCAGGCAATGGTTCTTCCTGGACTCAGCCTGCATTCGATCTTTCCTCGTTTGAAGGCTGTGTAGCTATTCTCCGCTTTCATTTCGGATCGGATGATAATACCGAGGAAACCGGCTGGTTTATCGACGATATTATGGTCTCACCCATAATCCAGCCTCAAGCCTGGCTGACGCCGGTCAGTACCAACGTGATAGTTCCCTCAAAAAGCAGTGCCTGCCTGCCCTTCGCCATATTGAACAGCGCAGAGATTCCGACCGGTGACCGCACCTCTGTCCTTTGGATCGCCGGCAACACGATCACTAATCTGAACACGTTCATCCCCGTTCATTTAAAGGTACGGTCCCCCGCCACCTTGATCTGGTGTTACGCCGGGCAAACTTCGACCAACGGGACAGGTCAAATTACACTGACCAACCAATTGCACGATGCCGATGGGGACGCCTGCCTTGCATCTATCGAATGGAGTACTATCCCCGGGGTGTGGCGTAACACATGGCTCACATCAGTCCAGTCTACTATTGGTTCAGCCACACTCATCGGAGATGAAGCCTGGCCGCTTTCCAACCTCCTTACCCGAAGCGAGGCAGGAGTGGTTACAAACAACCTTGTCTCCATTTGGGATTCTCAAGCCACGGGGTGTGCAATTGTCTATTCGAGTAACACGTTCCTTCGAGTCCGCACCTGGGATGGCCTCTTTTTGAGCAGTTGGGTGACCAGTCAGCCTTTTAGGGTGGATAATGAAGCTCCGCCCACCCCGCCACATCTTTTCTCACTCGTTCATCAAACAAATGCCTGGTCTAAAAACTCAGTCATGAGTCTTCGCTGGGATTCGGTTCAGGAAACGCGCGGGAGTGGGGTGACCAATTACTTATTTGGGACAACTACTAATTTATCAGTCCTGATAACAACCAATACGACTACAGGCCTAACGGGATCCCCGCCCCCTCTGTCCGACGGCACCAATTACTGGGGCTGGGTTCGTGCCAGAGACAAAATGGGAAACCTTGGCGTACCTGCATTTTACGGACCTTGCTGGATTGATGCCACACCTCCCTCGGCAGCTCTTGCCGGGATCACCCTCAAACTGAGCCCTTATGGTAGCTATATAGTGGGCTCAAATTCTGTAACGGGCGTCTGGTCAAACTTTACTGACGGGGCCGGCTCTGGCATTTCGGGATACTACTTTGCCCCTACCAATGCAGGAGGCACCACGAAAGGCACCTGGACAACCAATACGCAAGGCCTGATTTCAAGCCTCCTAACGGATCGAACTAATACGATGTATGTGTGGGCCAAAGATCAGGCCGGGTGGATTGGACAGGCAACCTATGCCTCATTTATAGTGCTTTCGCCAAATAGTGACTGGGATCATGACGGAGTACTGAACTGGCAGGAAGAAATTTCCGGAACCGATGCCTTGCTCGGAGGAAGCGTATTCCAAATTGGGGCCTCAAACAATACACCAGGCCTTGAAGGTGGATTCACATTACAGTGGCCCGGCCTTACCAACCGGCACTATACCATTTCGTATAAGGATACCATGGGCCCCATTGGTAGTTGGATCAACTTGCCAGGGGCAACTGGTCTCACAGGAACGACGGGAATAATGAGCTATACCGATAACACGCTGACGCACCCCAGCAGGTTCTACCGGATCTCAGTGACCGCGCCGTAATGTACTGCCCCAGCGCGGAACTCTTCCCGTTGACTTCATCCAGCCGGCGATCAGCTTTCGCAACGGCCAGGGTTCAAGCTGGTTCCGGCCAAGCCCAGATAGCGGAATCCATTTAAAACTAATCCAGCCCTCACAGGCTTCGGGTGTTTTTCCAGGGGATAGCGCCGAAATCGTCATCGCAAACATCAAATTAATTTCACAATGACGCTCCCCTTTTTGGATGAAAGTATGCTCTACGGATCCGAGAAATTCCTTTACCACTGCTTTTACGCCAAGTTCTTCCTCAATTTCGCGTTTCAACCCCTCAGCCGCTTGCTCATTCCATTCCACATGTCCACCCGGAAGATAGGTGTTTGCGGCACCCTTTCCCTGACAAACAAGCAACTGCCCCTGTTTCACACAAACGCCCCGAACCAGAATCTCAATATGTTTAGTATTTTTCATATGACAATACTTCCCCTGCCAAAAATAATGAACCCGCGATGCACACCGCGCCTTCATTTTCCTGTGCCCATTTCTTTGCCAATTCCATTGCCTCCGGAAGCGGACTTGTCATCGTCTCCCAACCCTCTGTTTTTGCGATCTGCAACAATTTCCGTGGATCCGCATTCCGTTCCGAGTTAATGGGAACAATCCAGCAACGCTTTACTGTAGCACCCATGGCCTTGGCAAAACCGAGCGCATCCTTGTCATCACACATTCCCCAGATCAGCCCCACCTTCTTTTTCTTCAACAAATCCTTCAAGGTCACGGCCAGAGCACGGGCACCATCCGGATTGTGGGCGCCATCCAATATCGTGGGGGGATCCTGAACGAGAACCTGTAGACGCCCCAGCCATTTGGCCGCAGCAAGCCCTGCCCGAATCACCTCAATAGGGATTTTGAGAGGACTGCAGTCAGCGAGGACCT
This DNA window, taken from bacterium, encodes the following:
- a CDS encoding S8 family serine peptidase codes for the protein MDNRAKIELKVVILIGCLLVALSWWIFRTTLSPILIPVTDLSSTSSLLPQSSLTTTQSLLNNRTQLNNQQNTNSTTGASPVPVSSPVSTIPDDPTMGMPVLQVSETPETSHPDSIKRVRIVRANFKYPLWRVEEFVMKAPAGKSETIQSRNIMIADHVMIRLNPEAAPMNLEALVKEQGLTIRKVMKMPGCYLISIPDESIAALPRLLTILGQQKGLIRYVEPDYVVRSQQTIPNDPKFGLLWGLNNNPTPAADISAPQIWDLTTGDKQVVIAGIDTGMDYNHPDLASNIWHNTAETLNGLDDDGNGYIDDIRGWNFVDATNTPMDGQGHGTHTAGTMGAVGNNGIGVVGVNWNCQLMPLKFLDNSGNGVISDAADALHYVADLRRRGVNIKITNNSWGGGGYSSTFKDALDENAGLGILFMAAAGNDSQNNDIYPFYPSSYSDSNVLAIAATDGYDALATFSHYGSNSVHLAAPGVDIYSSLYGGRYGYMSGTSMATPHVAGVAALLWSLWPTARAEDIRDAILKGVDVIPSLIGKTITGGRLNARKSVDALFRIVHSAHGNTFNSGASYPIECEVGPSILTDTNQIFVYWAANGSTNFSVASCYKVSNTCFRAFIPEHPESTQIRYWIQAATTNGLIVHLPTDAPTNTFDFTVVPPVSLLVAGTPAFISSPSPDYGAQACPSGKIVQASVPAATPQTNGMRWACSGWLGTGSVPASGTSNVVSFTLTTNSSLTWQWQSQCALTHTSLYSRLNTTTWWASGTIATSLPAPASIYVSRILHEFTGWTLDGARQPDLTSPAVNPITGILMNTPHQAIALFVPEALDSDGNGMNDWWEIFYLGHNACDPNADPDGDGFNNLSEFKDQTNPNDSRYVPTPAVINHTPLNYRQPLPAPYTVSAIITDNFKVVSTIMCWSRNGGPVTATPMTAGIGQVFTASIPPPGTNGDSFVYSIIATDPLTATTNGPYSVIPSYPEIQSSPSCYNPMILPETTSNLMLSVTNSGVGSWHGNVSILWGGFSNDIENGAGAWTHSGSNDLWNISTNLAFSGAQAWYCGDPGASLYAPSMHAKLDSAPFYVTPGAQLTFRHWIKCELDGQYWRPGWKYNNCWDGGIVEISTNNGASFKQISPIGGYPNLISGYAASPWPDRTPCFAGNGSSWTQPAFDLSSFEGCVAILRFHFGSDDNTEETGWFIDDIMVSPIIQPQAWLTPVSTNVIVPSKSSACLPFAILNSAEIPTGDRTSVLWIAGNTITNLNTFIPVHLKVRSPATLIWCYAGQTSTNGTGQITLTNQLHDADGDACLASIEWSTIPGVWRNTWLTSVQSTIGSATLIGDEAWPLSNLLTRSEAGVVTNNLVSIWDSQATGCAIVYSSNTFLRVRTWDGLFLSSWVTSQPFRVDNEAPPTPPHLFSLVHQTNAWSKNSVMSLRWDSVQETRGSGVTNYLFGTTTNLSVLITTNTTTGLTGSPPPLSDGTNYWGWVRARDKMGNLGVPAFYGPCWIDATPPSAALAGITLKLSPYGSYIVGSNSVTGVWSNFTDGAGSGISGYYFAPTNAGGTTKGTWTTNTQGLISSLLTDRTNTMYVWAKDQAGWIGQATYASFIVLSPNSDWDHDGVLNWQEEISGTDALLGGSVFQIGASNNTPGLEGGFTLQWPGLTNRHYTISYKDTMGPIGSWINLPGATGLTGTTGIMSYTDNTLTHPSRFYRISVTAP
- a CDS encoding NUDIX domain-containing protein — translated: MKNTKHIEILVRGVCVKQGQLLVCQGKGAANTYLPGGHVEWNEQAAEGLKREIEEELGVKAVVKEFLGSVEHTFIQKGERHCEINLMFAMTISALSPGKTPEACEGWISFKWIPLSGLGRNQLEPWPLRKLIAGWMKSTGRVPRWGSTLRRGH